The Marinilongibacter aquaticus genome has a window encoding:
- a CDS encoding DUF2695 domain-containing protein, which translates to MDHYKMEEGDLELLALGLLEEERANHLLLMIQNDPKLSAEFDEVQQALQQVAEDNALPVPDRLFEQLQGDLFNKERVVEESVFEQPAKVHFFDTLLFRAAASVALLLSLLFNIYQWNKEKGFKAELDKTTIEKSFYASLPMSGEDMEALSKTLAIDLQKEPCQGNFEHTRAFLVEKGYDDDMVTAYFFDHNGHCDCEILHNMKAHPPQPVFHHGDIPLTAALEHIPDSQHMFASLAFVQTLARLR; encoded by the coding sequence ATGGATCATTATAAAATGGAGGAAGGAGACTTGGAGTTGTTGGCCTTGGGGCTGCTGGAAGAGGAGCGTGCCAACCACTTGCTTCTTATGATTCAGAACGACCCCAAGCTTAGTGCCGAATTCGACGAGGTGCAGCAGGCTCTTCAACAAGTGGCCGAAGACAATGCCTTACCCGTGCCCGATCGGCTTTTTGAACAATTGCAGGGCGATCTATTCAATAAGGAAAGGGTTGTGGAAGAGTCGGTTTTTGAGCAACCTGCCAAAGTGCATTTTTTCGATACCTTGCTTTTCCGAGCGGCTGCGTCTGTGGCTTTGCTTTTGAGTTTGCTCTTCAATATATATCAATGGAATAAAGAAAAGGGTTTCAAGGCCGAACTTGATAAGACAACGATAGAGAAAAGCTTCTATGCTTCTTTGCCCATGAGCGGTGAAGATATGGAGGCCCTTTCGAAAACCTTGGCGATTGATTTGCAGAAAGAGCCCTGCCAGGGCAATTTCGAACATACACGGGCTTTTTTGGTAGAGAAGGGCTATGACGATGACATGGTGACTGCTTACTTTTTCGACCACAACGGGCATTGCGATTGTGAAATCTTGCACAATATGAAAGCTCATCCTCCCCAGCCGGTGTTTCACCACGGCGATATACCCCTTACGGCGGCCCTCGAGCACATACCGGATAGCCAGCACATGTTTGCTTCTTTGGCTTTTGTGCAAACGTTGGCCCGTTTGCGATAA
- a CDS encoding RNA polymerase sigma factor, which yields MIEESELISKLRERDESGFEYLYRNYSAALYGIVFRILKDEDEAVDLLQEAFVKIWDKIGQYDKSKGKLFTWMANLTRNLAIDRIRSADYKNHNLKNFVRKDEKVALVDREHNALINIDTVGLSGLIEKLDEPHQTLIRKLYFEGYTQVDLAEELEIPLGTLKTRLRAAIRKLRNYFD from the coding sequence ATGATAGAAGAGAGCGAATTGATATCGAAGTTGCGTGAACGCGATGAAAGCGGTTTCGAATACCTTTATCGAAACTACTCTGCTGCACTTTATGGTATTGTATTCCGCATTTTGAAAGACGAAGACGAGGCCGTGGATCTGCTGCAGGAAGCCTTCGTGAAAATATGGGATAAGATAGGGCAGTACGACAAATCCAAAGGAAAGCTTTTCACTTGGATGGCCAATTTGACCAGAAACCTGGCCATCGACCGCATACGCTCGGCGGATTACAAAAACCATAATCTAAAGAATTTCGTAAGAAAAGATGAGAAGGTGGCCTTGGTCGATCGCGAGCACAATGCCTTGATCAATATCGACACGGTGGGTTTGAGCGGCTTGATTGAAAAGTTGGACGAACCCCATCAAACCTTGATCAGGAAACTGTATTTCGAGGGATACACCCAAGTGGACTTGGCCGAAGAGCTGGAAATTCCTTTGGGTACTTTGAAAACCCGGCTAAGGGCCGCTATACGAAAATTGAGAAATTATTTTGATTGA
- a CDS encoding agmatine deiminase family protein has protein sequence MNPKTEGYFFPAEWADHRATWLSFPHNLDTWEDRLPRIYPAYLQFIKSLSLHERVCIAVGNPQTRATIEDQLAKYDVDQSRVDLFDFPTNDSWCRDHGPSFVVNKNTGKKAIVNWGYNAWGGKYPPFDSDDALPKNVAEAFALPLFEPEIILEGGSVEFNGAGTLMTSKSCLLNPNRNPHLNQKEIEEKLRDFYNVEQVLWLEEGIVGDDTDGHVDDMTRFVNSDTVITAIESNRLDDNYAPLHENLSLLKKMQLTNGQKLNIVELPMPDPVMDHGLRLPASYANFYIANKQVIVPTYRCKKDDEALRIIGSCFPDREIIGIDSTEIIWGLGSFHCLSQQEPL, from the coding sequence ATGAACCCCAAAACTGAAGGATACTTTTTTCCTGCCGAATGGGCCGACCACCGAGCCACATGGTTGAGCTTCCCCCACAATCTGGATACTTGGGAAGATCGGCTTCCCCGCATTTATCCGGCCTATCTTCAATTCATCAAAAGTTTGTCGCTCCACGAGCGGGTGTGTATCGCTGTCGGAAATCCGCAAACCCGTGCGACCATTGAAGATCAGTTGGCGAAATACGATGTGGATCAAAGTCGCGTCGATTTGTTCGACTTCCCAACCAACGACAGTTGGTGCCGCGATCACGGCCCTTCTTTTGTCGTAAACAAAAACACAGGAAAAAAAGCGATCGTCAATTGGGGATACAATGCCTGGGGCGGCAAATACCCTCCTTTCGATAGTGACGACGCCCTGCCCAAAAATGTAGCAGAGGCCTTCGCACTTCCACTCTTCGAACCCGAAATTATACTGGAAGGCGGCTCTGTCGAATTCAATGGAGCGGGTACATTGATGACGAGCAAAAGTTGCTTGCTCAATCCAAACCGAAACCCCCATCTGAACCAGAAGGAAATTGAGGAAAAATTACGCGATTTCTATAATGTAGAGCAAGTGCTTTGGCTGGAAGAGGGCATTGTGGGAGACGATACCGACGGCCATGTGGACGACATGACACGCTTCGTCAATTCTGATACCGTAATTACCGCCATCGAGAGCAATCGCCTCGACGACAATTATGCTCCATTGCATGAAAATCTCTCTCTTTTGAAAAAAATGCAGTTGACAAACGGGCAAAAACTCAACATTGTGGAACTCCCCATGCCCGATCCTGTAATGGACCATGGGTTACGGCTTCCCGCTTCCTACGCCAATTTTTACATTGCCAATAAACAAGTGATTGTACCTACATACCGCTGCAAAAAGGATGACGAAGCCTTACGCATTATCGGCTCATGTTTTCCAGACCGCGAAATAATCGGCATCGACTCTACGGAAATCATTTGGGGCTTGGGCAGTTTCCACTGCCTTTCGCAGCAAGAGCCACTTTAA